The proteins below come from a single Benincasa hispida cultivar B227 chromosome 4, ASM972705v1, whole genome shotgun sequence genomic window:
- the LOC120075066 gene encoding tRNA (adenine(58)-N(1))-methyltransferase non-catalytic subunit trm6 — MSSSILQSESPRNPRLTWEGCSVLLDVNDGDRLVFARLSPASTLKIGNKSFSLKPLIGCPFGSLFQIENGGNGPHLARVMPSREEGNNCQETEEMKEEQVTKDELRDNRAIVDNNKAQSLSSDDIDAMRSQGATGDEIVEALIANSATFEKKTVFSQEKYRLRKQKKYAPRVLLRRPFTRSICEAYFKKYPARIGFLRLDALSLLLSFANVTAHSDVLVVDMVGGLLTGAVAERLGGKGSVCNTYVGNNPNPMDIVRIFNFDDEICSRIMRSPLAELASSQVEDSKPNGEQEVGINLHDQASQPVSMDESPLPSTDQSSDLNSESIVSPLTKVFKCAKAGDKAPQEVINLWKENGFTSLIIAAPQSDAWSLVKDLLPLVANSAPFAIYHQYLQPLATCMHKLQLEKMAISLQISEPWLREYQVLPSRTHPFMQMNAFGGYILSGTKICNHQ; from the exons ATGTCTTCGAGTATTCTTCAATCTGAATCGCCTCGAAACCCTAGACTGACGTGGGAAGGCTGCAGCGTTTTGCTCGACGTCAATGACGGCGACCGCCTGGTTTTTGCTCGACTCTCCCCCGCCTC TACATTGAAAATTGGTAACAAAAGTTTCTCTCTAAAGCCCTTAATCGGTTGTCCATTCGGTTCCTTGTTTCAAATTGAGAATGGAGGCAATGGTCCACATTTGGCTCGCGTTATGCCCTCCAGAGAAGAAG GCAATAACTGTCAGGAAACGGAGGAGATGAAGGAAGAGCAGGTGACAAAAGATGAGCTGAGGGATAACAGAGCGATTGTAGACAATAATAAGGCACAGAGCCTCTCTAGTGATGATATCGATGCAATGCGAAG TCAGGGTGCAACTGGTGATGAAATTGTGGAAGCTCTCATTGCCAACAGTGCaacatttgaaaagaaaacagTTTTCTCTCAG GAGAAATATAGGCTCAGGAAACAAAAGAAGTATGCGCCCAGGGTACTTTTGAGGAGACCTTTTACTCGAAG TATATGTGAAGCATACTTCAAGAAATATCCAGCTAGAATCGG ATTCTTGCGATTGGATGCTTTAtcacttcttctttcttttgccAATGTGACTGCACATTCCGATGTTCTTGTGGTTGATATGGTTGGTGGTCTTCTCACTGGAGCTGTGGCTGAGCGCTTGGGAG GCAAGGGTTCTGTTTGCAATACATACGTTGGAAATAATCCAAACCCTATGGATATCGTAAGAATATTCAACTTTGATGATGAAATTTGCTCAAG GATAATGCGATCACCCCTTGCTGAGCTCGCCTCATCCCAAGTTGAAGATTCCAAGCCTAATGGTGAACAAGAAGTTGGT aTTAATTTGCACGATCAGGCATCTCAACCTGTTAGTATGGATGAAAGCCCTCTACCATCTACAGACCAGTCCTCAGATCTCAACTCAGAGTCTATAGTTTCTCCATTAACTAAAGTATTTAAATGCGCAAAGGCTGGAGATAAGGCACCGCAAGAAGTTATCAACCTATGGAAGGAAAATGGTTTTACTAG CCTAATAATTGCTGCACCACAGTCGGATGCATGGAGTCTTGTTAAAGATCTGTTGCCTCTTGTAGCAAACTCTGCCCCATTTGCTATTTATCACCAGTATCTTCAG CCTCTTGCAACTTGCATGCATAAACTACAGCTTGAGAAGATGGCAATCAGCTTGCAAATTTCAGAACCATGGCTTCGTGAATATCAG